From a region of the Sinorhizobium sp. B11 genome:
- a CDS encoding ABC transporter substrate-binding protein, with protein sequence MISFSRRLLIAGAALATLAGAPAFAQETVKIGVILPMTGPFASTGRQVEAGARAYMAINGDTVAGKKIELVLRDDAGTADQTRRIAQELVVNDGVKMLVGFGLTPLAMGVAPVLNQAKVPAIITSATTSAIMKQSPYFVRTSMGGPQSAVPVATWAVQNNLKRVVTLVTDYGPGIDIEKGFTDQFKKEGGTVVEALRVPLQNPDFAPFLQRVRDAKPDALFVFVPSGVGAIFMKQFVDRGLADAGIKLIATGDVTDDDLLNGMGPAAKGVITGHFYSTDHDSPENKAFVAEVRKANKNMRPNFMSVGGYDAMHVAYAALEKTGGDTDGTKLVDAMKGMEFVSPRGPITIDPDTRDIVQDIYMREVREKNGELYNVEFATYPKIHDPNTAAK encoded by the coding sequence ATGATTTCGTTTTCAAGAAGACTATTGATAGCAGGCGCGGCGCTCGCCACGCTTGCTGGGGCGCCTGCATTTGCGCAGGAAACGGTGAAGATCGGCGTGATCCTGCCGATGACAGGTCCTTTTGCCTCAACCGGACGTCAGGTCGAGGCCGGCGCGCGCGCATACATGGCAATCAATGGCGACACGGTTGCAGGCAAGAAGATCGAGCTCGTGCTGCGTGACGACGCAGGCACGGCCGACCAGACCCGCCGCATCGCCCAGGAACTCGTCGTCAATGACGGCGTCAAGATGCTCGTCGGCTTCGGCTTGACGCCGCTTGCCATGGGTGTCGCCCCGGTTCTCAACCAGGCAAAGGTTCCGGCGATCATCACCTCGGCCACGACCTCGGCGATCATGAAACAGTCGCCCTATTTCGTGCGCACCTCGATGGGCGGTCCGCAATCCGCCGTTCCTGTCGCCACCTGGGCAGTCCAGAACAACCTCAAGCGGGTCGTCACGCTGGTGACCGATTACGGTCCGGGCATCGACATCGAGAAGGGCTTTACCGACCAGTTCAAGAAAGAAGGCGGCACGGTTGTCGAAGCACTCCGCGTTCCCCTGCAGAACCCCGATTTTGCACCCTTCCTTCAGCGTGTACGCGACGCCAAGCCGGATGCCCTCTTCGTCTTCGTGCCATCAGGTGTCGGCGCAATCTTCATGAAGCAGTTCGTCGATCGCGGCCTTGCCGATGCCGGCATCAAGCTGATCGCCACCGGCGACGTCACCGATGACGATCTCCTGAATGGTATGGGACCGGCCGCCAAGGGCGTCATCACCGGTCATTTCTATTCGACCGATCACGACAGCCCGGAAAACAAGGCTTTCGTCGCCGAAGTGCGCAAAGCCAACAAGAACATGCGCCCGAACTTCATGTCGGTCGGCGGCTATGATGCCATGCATGTCGCTTATGCTGCACTCGAAAAGACCGGCGGTGACACGGATGGCACCAAACTCGTCGATGCCATGAAGGGTATGGAATTCGTCAGCCCGCGCGGGCCCATCACCATCGATCCTGATACACGCGACATCGTGCAGGATATCTACATGCGCGAGGTCAGGGAGAAGAACGGCGAACTCTACAATGTCGAGTTCGCGACCTATCCGAAGATCCACGATCCGAATACGGCTGCCAAGTAA
- a CDS encoding branched-chain amino acid ABC transporter permease encodes MLTILFDGIAYGMLLFVLACGLSVTLGLMNFVNLAHGAFAMAGGYVTVIMMNRYGISFYWCLPAAFIVTALVGVVLERLLYRRLYSASHLDQVLFSIGLVFMAISAIDYFMGGQQQLINLPSELSGRFDFLGIDIGRYRLFIIIICAVLTVALQLALTRTRFGSQLRAAVDDGRVARGMGINVSVIFALTFALGSGLAGLGGALGTELLGLDPNFPLKYLIYFMIVVTVGGTSSITGPFIAALLLGIADVAGKYYVPQLGAFIIYAVMILVLIVRPHGLFSREGGR; translated from the coding sequence ATGCTGACAATCCTGTTCGACGGCATCGCCTATGGCATGCTTCTCTTTGTTCTCGCCTGCGGATTGTCGGTCACGCTAGGTCTGATGAATTTCGTCAATCTGGCGCACGGCGCTTTTGCCATGGCTGGTGGCTACGTCACCGTCATCATGATGAACCGCTATGGCATTTCCTTTTATTGGTGCCTGCCTGCCGCCTTCATCGTCACCGCACTCGTCGGCGTCGTGCTGGAACGGTTGCTGTACCGGCGCCTCTATTCGGCTTCACATCTTGATCAGGTGCTATTTTCGATCGGACTCGTCTTCATGGCGATATCGGCAATCGATTATTTCATGGGCGGGCAGCAGCAACTTATAAACCTGCCATCTGAACTCAGCGGCCGCTTCGACTTCCTCGGTATCGATATCGGCCGCTACCGGCTTTTCATCATCATCATCTGCGCGGTGCTGACAGTCGCGCTGCAATTGGCGCTCACCCGCACCCGCTTCGGCAGCCAGCTTCGCGCCGCTGTCGATGACGGACGTGTCGCACGCGGCATGGGCATCAATGTCTCCGTAATCTTCGCGCTGACCTTCGCGCTGGGCTCCGGCCTTGCCGGCCTCGGCGGTGCGCTCGGCACCGAACTGCTGGGTCTCGACCCGAACTTTCCGCTGAAGTACCTGATCTATTTCATGATCGTTGTCACTGTCGGCGGCACCTCGTCGATAACAGGCCCCTTCATTGCCGCGTTGCTGCTCGGCATTGCCGATGTCGCCGGCAAATATTACGTGCCGCAGCTCGGCGCCTTCATCATCTACGCCGTGATGATCCTCGTGCTGATCGTCCGGCCCCATGGCCTCTTCTCCCGGGAGGGCGGCCGATGA
- a CDS encoding branched-chain amino acid ABC transporter permease, whose translation MSGEHSNASSKAMGLLKRAGRWQIWEFALWLVAIAAIFTLPSQMLILTEIAILALFAVSLDLILGYAGIVSLGHTAFFGLGAYAAGLFAIYISGEPVIGLVAAALVSGLFGLLTSFLVLRGSDLTRLMTTFGVAMLLAEFVNQAAWLTGGADGLSGVMLNPILGYFEFDLWGRTGYIYCLIVLVVLTYIARRIVNSPFGLSLKAIKRNQRRASMLGISPTRRIVAVYTISAAYAGVAGALLTQTTSFVSPDVLAFHRSAEVLLVLVIGGVGYLYGGVFGAVIFSILRNWLSVITPQYWMFWIGLVLIIIVLVGRERLSRWQTLLPGAARNRQRANMQHTIAEESK comes from the coding sequence ATGAGCGGCGAACACAGCAACGCCTCCAGCAAGGCCATGGGACTCCTGAAGCGCGCCGGCCGCTGGCAGATCTGGGAATTCGCTCTCTGGCTGGTCGCCATCGCCGCGATCTTCACGCTGCCGTCGCAGATGCTGATCCTGACGGAGATCGCCATTCTTGCGCTCTTCGCCGTCTCTCTGGATCTCATCCTCGGTTATGCCGGCATCGTCTCGCTCGGTCATACCGCCTTCTTCGGCCTCGGCGCTTATGCCGCCGGTCTGTTTGCGATCTATATCTCAGGTGAGCCCGTCATCGGCCTGGTGGCCGCCGCCCTCGTCAGCGGCCTCTTCGGCTTGCTGACGAGCTTCCTCGTGCTGCGCGGCTCCGACCTTACCCGCCTCATGACAACTTTCGGCGTCGCCATGCTACTCGCCGAATTCGTCAACCAGGCCGCCTGGCTCACCGGCGGCGCCGACGGCCTGAGCGGCGTGATGCTGAACCCGATCCTGGGCTATTTCGAATTCGATCTCTGGGGCCGCACTGGATACATCTACTGCCTGATTGTGCTTGTCGTTCTGACCTACATTGCACGGCGTATCGTCAACTCGCCCTTTGGCCTGTCTCTCAAGGCGATCAAGCGCAACCAGCGCCGAGCCTCCATGCTCGGCATCTCGCCCACCCGCCGCATCGTCGCGGTCTATACGATCTCGGCTGCCTATGCCGGCGTCGCGGGCGCGCTGCTGACGCAGACGACCAGCTTCGTCTCGCCCGACGTGCTCGCTTTCCACCGTTCTGCAGAGGTGTTGCTGGTGCTTGTCATCGGCGGCGTCGGTTATCTCTATGGCGGCGTCTTCGGCGCCGTCATCTTCTCCATCCTGCGCAACTGGCTGTCGGTCATCACGCCGCAATATTGGATGTTCTGGATCGGCCTGGTCCTGATCATCATTGTTCTCGTTGGCCGCGAGCGTTTGAGCCGCTGGCAGACCTTGTTGCCCGGTGCTGCGCGCAACCGGCAACGGGCAAACATGCAGCATACCATTGCGGAGGAGAGCAAATGA
- a CDS encoding ABC transporter ATP-binding protein, protein MTIALETRHLVKRFGGFVATNDVSLQIRQGARHALIGPNGAGKTTIINLLTGVLTPNSGEILLAGEDITGVSSYRRVGKGLSRTFQINQLFGDFTPLDSVMLAISERKGHGRFAWRPLSADREVADEAAALLERFRLVDVMGMPTTLLPYGKQRLLEIALAIAMRPKVLLLDEPAAGVPEEERHEVLGIVRELPANVTVVLIEHDMDLVFSFADRISVLAAGALFAEGTVAEISKDPQVKAIYLGEDA, encoded by the coding sequence ATGACGATTGCCCTCGAAACCCGTCATCTCGTCAAACGCTTCGGCGGCTTCGTCGCCACCAACGATGTCTCGCTGCAGATCCGCCAGGGCGCACGCCACGCCCTGATAGGCCCGAACGGCGCTGGCAAGACCACGATCATCAACCTGCTGACTGGCGTTCTGACGCCGAACAGCGGCGAGATCCTGCTTGCCGGCGAGGATATCACCGGCGTTTCCTCCTATCGCCGCGTCGGCAAGGGCCTGTCCCGCACCTTCCAGATCAACCAGCTTTTCGGTGATTTCACGCCGCTCGATTCCGTCATGCTGGCGATCAGCGAGCGCAAGGGCCATGGTCGCTTCGCCTGGCGGCCGCTTTCGGCAGACCGCGAAGTTGCCGATGAAGCAGCCGCCTTGCTGGAGCGCTTCCGCCTTGTCGATGTCATGGGCATGCCGACGACGCTCCTGCCCTACGGCAAGCAGCGCCTGCTGGAGATCGCCCTTGCGATCGCGATGCGGCCGAAAGTGCTGCTGCTCGACGAGCCGGCCGCCGGCGTTCCCGAAGAAGAGCGCCATGAGGTTCTCGGCATCGTCCGCGAACTGCCCGCCAATGTTACGGTCGTGCTGATCGAACACGACATGGATCTCGTCTTTTCTTTCGCGGACCGTATTTCGGTGCTCGCTGCCGGTGCTCTCTTTGCCGAAGGCACCGTCGCCGAAATCTCCAAAGACCCGCAGGTCAAAGCCATCTATCTCGGGGAGGATGCCTGA
- a CDS encoding ABC transporter ATP-binding protein, with protein MAELLRVERLIAGYGEAHVLAKVDFTLEEGRSLALLGRNGAGKTTLLNTIIGVTTHHAGSIHLQQRDITRLRAEKRAPLGIGWVPQERNIFRSLTVEENLTASARPGAWNVARIYQMFPRLQERRRNLGNQLSGGEQQMLAIARALMLNPKVLLLDEPLEGLAPIIVDELLAALRRIVTGEGMSAIIVEQKARKVLPLTDEVIVLERGAVTYRDTSEALLASPEILEAHLSV; from the coding sequence ATGGCCGAATTGCTTCGGGTCGAACGCCTCATCGCCGGTTATGGGGAAGCCCATGTGCTTGCCAAGGTCGATTTTACGCTGGAGGAAGGCCGCTCTCTGGCCTTGCTCGGCCGCAACGGCGCCGGCAAGACGACCCTGCTCAACACCATCATCGGCGTCACCACCCACCACGCCGGTTCCATCCACCTGCAGCAGCGCGACATCACCCGGCTGCGCGCGGAAAAGCGTGCTCCCCTCGGCATCGGCTGGGTGCCGCAGGAGCGCAATATCTTCCGTTCGCTGACGGTGGAAGAAAATCTGACGGCGAGCGCGCGGCCCGGCGCCTGGAATGTCGCCCGCATCTACCAGATGTTCCCGCGGCTGCAGGAACGTCGCCGCAACCTCGGCAACCAATTGTCAGGAGGCGAGCAGCAAATGCTCGCCATCGCCCGCGCCCTGATGCTGAATCCGAAGGTGCTGCTGCTCGATGAACCGCTGGAGGGCCTCGCGCCGATCATCGTCGATGAACTGCTGGCAGCGCTTCGCCGCATCGTCACCGGCGAAGGCATGTCGGCAATCATCGTCGAGCAGAAGGCGCGCAAAGTATTGCCGCTGACGGATGAGGTCATCGTGCTCGAACGTGGCGCGGTGACCTACCGCGACACATCCGAAGCACTTCTCGCCTCACCGGAAATCCTCGAAGCGCATCTAAGCGTCTAG
- the murA gene encoding UDP-N-acetylglucosamine 1-carboxyvinyltransferase — protein sequence MAQAQPHERIQYIVEGGHRLAGEIQPSGNKNAALPIIAASLLTDKLVYLTNVPRIRDVEALVELIQSVGAKARWLGRNELEIEASNLKPADLDPALCARIRASILLAGPMLARCGEITLPPPGGDVIGRRRVDTHFLALEQLGAEISVNGSYSFRARHLRGADVFLDEPSVTATENALCAAVAAEGKTILRNCASEPHVQDLAHFLIAMGAKIEGIGTNTMIIHGGQPLGGASHRIGPDHNEIGSLIGLAAVTGSEIVIRRAGVEHLRSTLMTFERLGIRCRIEGDDLVVPAGQEMKIQPDFGGHIPKIEDQPWPAFPADTMSIAIVTASQCDGVVLMFEKMFESRMFFVDKLITMGARIVLCDPHRAIVAGPSKLRAAQVESPDIRAGMAMLIAAMCAEGTSVINNAQQIERGYERIEERLNALGARITRVPPREA from the coding sequence GTGGCACAGGCCCAGCCGCATGAGCGAATTCAGTACATCGTCGAGGGCGGCCATCGCCTTGCCGGCGAGATCCAGCCGAGCGGCAACAAGAATGCCGCCTTGCCGATCATTGCCGCTTCGCTGCTGACCGACAAGCTCGTGTATCTGACCAACGTGCCGCGTATCCGCGACGTCGAAGCGCTGGTCGAGCTGATCCAGTCCGTCGGCGCCAAGGCGCGCTGGCTCGGCCGCAACGAACTCGAGATCGAGGCGAGCAATCTCAAGCCGGCCGATCTCGATCCGGCGTTGTGCGCCCGCATTCGCGCGTCCATCCTGCTTGCCGGCCCGATGCTGGCTCGTTGCGGCGAGATCACGTTGCCGCCGCCGGGTGGCGATGTCATCGGCCGCCGCCGCGTCGACACGCATTTCCTGGCACTTGAACAGCTCGGTGCCGAGATCAGCGTCAACGGTTCCTATAGTTTTCGCGCCAGGCACCTGCGAGGTGCGGATGTCTTCCTTGACGAACCGTCGGTCACTGCCACGGAAAATGCGCTCTGCGCGGCTGTGGCCGCCGAAGGCAAGACGATCCTGCGCAATTGCGCCTCCGAGCCGCATGTCCAGGATCTCGCCCATTTCCTCATTGCCATGGGTGCCAAGATCGAAGGTATCGGCACCAACACGATGATCATCCATGGCGGCCAGCCTCTCGGCGGTGCCTCACACCGCATCGGCCCTGACCATAACGAGATTGGCTCGCTGATCGGCCTTGCTGCAGTCACCGGTTCCGAGATCGTCATCCGCCGCGCAGGTGTGGAGCATCTGCGCTCGACGCTGATGACCTTCGAGAGGCTTGGCATCCGCTGCCGCATCGAGGGCGACGATCTTGTCGTGCCAGCGGGTCAGGAGATGAAGATCCAGCCGGATTTCGGCGGGCATATTCCGAAGATCGAGGATCAGCCCTGGCCGGCTTTCCCGGCCGATACCATGTCGATTGCCATCGTCACCGCCTCGCAGTGCGATGGCGTGGTGCTGATGTTCGAGAAGATGTTCGAAAGCCGGATGTTCTTCGTCGACAAGCTGATCACCATGGGCGCGCGTATCGTGCTTTGCGATCCGCACCGCGCGATCGTCGCCGGCCCGTCCAAGCTGCGCGCCGCACAGGTGGAAAGCCCCGACATTCGCGCCGGCATGGCGATGCTGATTGCTGCGATGTGCGCCGAAGGAACGAGCGTTATCAACAATGCCCAGCAGATCGAGCGCGGCTATGAGCGGATCGAGGAGCGGCTCAACGCGCTCGGCGCGCGCATTACCCGCGTGCCGCCGCGCGAAGCATAA
- a CDS encoding aminomethyltransferase family protein, which produces MARSNLSEVLKSAGNTVELLRNSKVGMYVYPVVAAEFSNWRSEQAAWRNSAVLFDQSHHMDELTVEGPDAEKFLAYHGVNSFSNFDTNRAKHFVPVTPAGHVIGDQIIFRERDDKFILVGRSPTSNWLMFCAAYGKWNVRLKYDPRSPSRPEGERVLRTHYRYQIQGPDAPKIFEKMNGGPIPDIKFFHVDKIKVGSKTVNALRHGMSGAPGLEIWGPYEDKAYIHSVILESAKAAGVDLVRCGSRAYSTNTLESGWIPSPLPGIYTGDGMLAAYRDWLGADSYEATGAIGGSFVTSNIEDYYVNPFELGYDFYIGWKKDDFIGKSALEKMKGQTGRKKVTFEWNAEDVVNVIASAFRPGEDHFKWIDFPQPNYASTSADKIMRDGKMVGMSMFNGYSYNERCMLSLGIVDADVEVGDVLTLVWGEPDGGSGKTSVEPHKQAEIRVRVSPTPYSREARENYADSWRSKKS; this is translated from the coding sequence GTGGCGAGATCGAACCTATCCGAAGTTTTGAAGTCGGCTGGCAATACGGTGGAGTTGCTGCGCAATTCCAAGGTCGGCATGTATGTATACCCGGTCGTGGCGGCCGAGTTCTCCAACTGGCGTTCGGAGCAGGCCGCGTGGCGCAACTCCGCCGTCCTCTTCGATCAGTCGCACCATATGGACGAGTTGACGGTCGAAGGCCCTGACGCGGAGAAGTTCCTCGCCTATCACGGCGTCAACTCCTTCTCGAATTTCGATACGAACCGCGCCAAGCATTTCGTACCGGTCACGCCGGCCGGTCATGTCATCGGCGACCAGATCATCTTCCGCGAACGCGATGATAAGTTCATCCTCGTCGGCCGCTCGCCGACCTCCAACTGGCTGATGTTCTGCGCTGCTTACGGCAAGTGGAACGTGCGGCTCAAATACGATCCGCGCTCGCCCTCGCGCCCGGAAGGCGAACGGGTGTTGCGTACGCATTATCGCTATCAGATCCAGGGACCGGATGCCCCAAAGATCTTCGAGAAGATGAATGGCGGACCGATTCCCGACATCAAGTTCTTCCATGTCGACAAGATCAAGGTCGGCTCGAAGACCGTGAATGCGCTGCGCCACGGCATGTCCGGTGCGCCGGGCCTGGAAATCTGGGGTCCCTACGAGGACAAGGCCTATATCCACTCGGTCATCCTGGAATCGGCAAAGGCGGCGGGTGTTGATCTCGTACGCTGCGGCAGCCGCGCCTATTCCACCAATACGCTGGAATCCGGCTGGATCCCGTCGCCACTGCCCGGCATCTATACGGGTGACGGCATGCTGGCTGCCTATCGCGACTGGCTCGGCGCCGACAGCTACGAGGCAACTGGCGCCATCGGCGGAAGCTTCGTTACCAGCAATATCGAGGACTATTACGTCAATCCGTTCGAACTCGGCTACGACTTCTACATCGGCTGGAAGAAGGACGATTTCATCGGCAAGTCGGCACTGGAGAAAATGAAGGGCCAGACGGGCCGCAAGAAGGTGACCTTCGAGTGGAATGCCGAAGATGTCGTCAACGTCATCGCCTCGGCATTCCGTCCGGGTGAAGATCATTTCAAGTGGATCGATTTCCCTCAGCCGAATTATGCCTCGACCAGCGCCGACAAGATCATGCGCGACGGCAAGATGGTCGGCATGTCGATGTTCAATGGCTACAGCTACAACGAGCGTTGCATGCTCTCGCTCGGCATCGTTGATGCCGATGTTGAGGTTGGCGATGTGCTGACCCTCGTGTGGGGCGAACCCGACGGTGGCTCAGGCAAGACCTCGGTCGAACCGCACAAGCAGGCGGAAATCCGCGTGCGTGTTTCGCCCACTCCCTATTCCCGTGAAGCTCGCGAGAATTACGCCGACAGCTGGCGTAGCAAGAAGAGCTGA
- a CDS encoding GntR family transcriptional regulator, whose translation MKQSEAATHGRRAVIELREKILSGELQGGTRLFEVPLAEALDISRTPVREAMSRLTEEGLLDRLPNGGFVVRRFGFADVVDSIEVRGVMEGMAARLAAERGAAPDALEDIRQTVLKLDACFGEQLDDVDFDAYSDLNEKFHHQLAALAGSEIIRREVERASSLPFASPSAFLPDKADITAFRRSLRSAQDQHRALVSAIEAREGSRAEAIAREHARTARRNLEYILAEDPTLIEQIRGLALIHR comes from the coding sequence ATGAAGCAGAGTGAAGCCGCAACACATGGCCGTCGCGCCGTTATCGAGTTGCGGGAAAAGATTTTGAGCGGCGAGTTGCAGGGCGGCACGCGCCTCTTCGAAGTGCCGCTGGCGGAGGCGCTCGATATTTCACGCACTCCCGTGCGGGAGGCCATGTCCCGGCTGACGGAGGAGGGGCTGCTCGATCGCCTGCCAAATGGTGGCTTTGTCGTCCGCCGTTTCGGTTTTGCCGATGTGGTCGATTCCATAGAAGTGCGCGGTGTCATGGAAGGCATGGCGGCAAGGCTCGCTGCGGAACGCGGCGCCGCACCCGATGCGCTCGAAGATATCAGGCAGACGGTGCTGAAGCTCGACGCCTGTTTCGGCGAGCAGCTCGACGATGTCGATTTCGATGCCTATTCCGACCTGAACGAAAAATTCCACCATCAGCTTGCAGCGCTTGCCGGCAGCGAGATCATCAGGCGTGAGGTGGAGCGGGCAAGTTCGCTGCCTTTTGCCTCGCCCTCGGCGTTCCTGCCGGACAAAGCTGATATCACCGCCTTCCGTCGTTCGCTGCGCTCCGCCCAGGACCAGCACAGGGCGCTCGTCAGCGCGATCGAAGCGCGCGAAGGCAGCCGCGCGGAAGCGATCGCCAGGGAGCATGCCCGTACGGCGCGGCGCAATCTTGAATACATTCTGGCGGAAGACCCAACACTGATCGAACAGATCAGGGGACTCGCGCTGATTCATCGGTAA
- a CDS encoding alpha/beta hydrolase: MATLALIPGLVSDSIVWAPLADAVGHRMPVHAADVSRASSISGMAENVLAATEGDLIAVGHSMGGRVAMEMARMAPDRIRGLVLANTGHHPKRDGEEIKRQQMIDLGHRSMDELADQWLPPMLHPGRLSDVGLISHLRTMVLRAGADVHERQIRALINRPNASTYIAELGCPILLIAARQDGWSPITQHQEIAEAAPDAELVIIEDAGHFGPVERPAEVTSAITSWLTRRFGGIHA, translated from the coding sequence ATGGCAACGCTCGCGCTCATTCCGGGGCTCGTGTCCGACAGCATTGTCTGGGCGCCGCTTGCCGATGCCGTCGGGCACCGCATGCCCGTGCACGCGGCGGATGTTTCGCGTGCTTCCTCGATATCGGGCATGGCAGAAAATGTTCTCGCCGCCACTGAAGGCGATTTGATTGCGGTCGGCCATTCCATGGGCGGACGCGTCGCCATGGAAATGGCTCGTATGGCACCGGATCGCATTCGCGGACTGGTCCTTGCCAATACCGGCCACCATCCGAAACGCGATGGCGAGGAAATCAAACGCCAGCAAATGATCGATCTTGGTCATCGCAGCATGGATGAACTGGCGGATCAATGGCTGCCGCCCATGCTCCACCCTGGCCGACTGTCAGATGTCGGCTTGATCAGCCATCTGCGCACCATGGTGTTAAGGGCCGGCGCTGATGTCCATGAGCGACAGATTCGAGCGCTTATCAATCGGCCGAACGCCAGCACCTATATAGCCGAACTCGGCTGTCCCATCCTGCTCATTGCTGCGCGTCAGGATGGCTGGAGCCCGATTACCCAGCATCAGGAAATCGCCGAAGCAGCACCCGATGCAGAACTCGTCATCATCGAAGATGCTGGCCATTTCGGCCCCGTGGAGCGCCCGGCCGAGGTGACGTCCGCAATCACCAGCTGGCTGACGCGCAGATTTGGAGGAATTCATGCCTGA
- a CDS encoding extradiol ring-cleavage dioxygenase — protein MPENSGTIPDTPLFDRAGSIRGYRLNKMAMALGQAENRDAFKADEDAYLTRFGLNNEEKAAVKSRDWHEMVRLGGNLFFILKIAAVDPTPITQIGAAQAGMSHEDFLYERLGKKRHG, from the coding sequence ATGCCTGAGAATAGCGGGACCATTCCCGATACGCCGCTTTTCGACCGCGCCGGCTCGATCCGCGGCTACCGCCTCAACAAGATGGCTATGGCGCTCGGCCAGGCGGAAAACCGCGATGCCTTCAAGGCGGATGAGGATGCCTATCTCACCCGCTTCGGCCTGAACAACGAAGAAAAGGCCGCCGTTAAAAGCCGAGACTGGCACGAGATGGTCCGCCTTGGCGGTAACCTGTTCTTCATCCTGAAGATCGCCGCTGTCGACCCGACGCCGATCACTCAGATCGGCGCCGCCCAGGCCGGCATGTCGCATGAGGATTTTCTCTACGAAAGGCTGGGAAAGAAAAGACATGGCTAG
- a CDS encoding protocatechuate 3,4-dioxygenase (extradiol catechol dioxygenase that catalyzes the oxidative cleavage of substituted catechols; part of the bacterial aromatic compound degradation pathway): MARIIGGLGTSHVPSIGAALDKGLRDTPDWKPFFDGYEAGQQWMREAKPDIAVVIFNDHGNSFFLDRVPTFAVGVAETYQPVDEGWGPRPIPAFDGAADFSWHFVDRLVERHFDPLVCREIEVDHGLQVPMELFFGRPERWPVKVLPIWVNTIQYPIPTPQRCWEMGKVLREAIESWPGDERVVILGTGGLSHQLQGARAGFINQAADRAWLDGIAANPEPYRAMSREDYVEQFGSEGAELIMWLVMRAAMNEQVNLIHKHYHAPASMTGAGMVVLENAA, translated from the coding sequence ATGGCTAGGATTATAGGTGGCCTTGGGACGAGCCACGTCCCATCGATCGGCGCCGCCCTGGACAAGGGTCTGCGCGACACCCCGGACTGGAAGCCCTTCTTCGATGGCTATGAAGCCGGCCAGCAATGGATGCGTGAGGCAAAACCCGATATCGCCGTCGTGATCTTCAACGACCACGGCAACAGCTTCTTCCTCGACCGCGTGCCGACTTTCGCAGTGGGCGTAGCGGAAACCTATCAGCCGGTCGACGAAGGCTGGGGGCCACGCCCCATCCCCGCCTTCGACGGTGCCGCCGATTTCTCCTGGCATTTTGTCGACAGGCTGGTCGAGCGCCATTTCGATCCGCTGGTCTGCCGCGAGATCGAGGTCGATCACGGCTTGCAGGTACCCATGGAACTGTTCTTCGGCCGACCGGAGCGCTGGCCGGTCAAGGTTCTGCCGATCTGGGTGAACACCATCCAGTATCCGATCCCCACACCGCAGCGCTGCTGGGAGATGGGCAAGGTGCTGCGTGAGGCGATCGAAAGCTGGCCTGGCGACGAGCGTGTTGTCATTCTCGGCACGGGCGGCCTGTCGCATCAGCTGCAGGGCGCGCGTGCCGGCTTCATAAACCAGGCGGCTGACCGCGCCTGGCTTGACGGTATCGCCGCCAACCCGGAACCTTACCGCGCCATGAGCCGCGAGGATTATGTCGAGCAATTCGGTTCCGAAGGCGCCGAACTCATCATGTGGCTGGTCATGCGCGCCGCCATGAACGAGCAGGTCAATCTCATCCACAAGCACTATCACGCGCCGGCCTCCATGACCGGCGCCGGCATGGTCGTGCTGGAAAACGCCGCCTGA
- a CDS encoding YciI family protein, with translation MPVFFLMRCLHHQGQDTARDLQRAAHRAWVQSGGEGLAVVLIGSALHDDNGASIGNFGILETAGLAEAKAFAEGDPFNKAGIVAKIELTPLPATFQAGRISDPMTPRT, from the coding sequence ATGCCGGTCTTTTTCCTCATGCGCTGCCTGCATCATCAAGGGCAGGATACCGCCCGCGACCTGCAGCGCGCGGCCCATCGCGCCTGGGTCCAATCCGGTGGCGAAGGCCTCGCGGTGGTGCTGATCGGCTCTGCCTTGCACGATGACAATGGAGCTTCTATCGGCAATTTCGGCATACTGGAGACGGCAGGCCTTGCCGAAGCAAAAGCCTTTGCTGAAGGCGACCCTTTCAACAAGGCAGGCATTGTGGCAAAGATCGAACTTACGCCATTGCCGGCGACATTCCAGGCCGGGCGCATCAGCGATCCGATGACACCAAGGACATAG